A part of Streptococcus porcinus genomic DNA contains:
- a CDS encoding helix-turn-helix domain-containing protein, whose translation MKIEQLMDKERKAQYQILSHLYKSSERVTQRELLEISKLSKVTLLKYLENINNLFRIEQLSAYISFENDAVIIIDDNQFTWQQVMRVLLKDSIPYKLLRYFFTNEDFNATFLAQKFLISEPTFNRYLAHINACIEEFDISIYQGKQTGSELQWRYFYYELFQLTLTEKEQDEMTKDLDFDHLNQLIERFIGSEIAREQLKQLSLWLTISQKRFHFQKEKGFPSHFKIDYIDNNIFYKRLDRLMLHYLSRYAIEFDRFESKSLFIFLHSNPILPIHSMEFILGFGGPIADKISEALWLLRKANIISNKAKEEIIYGLSLYYSKAFFFKGAILGKVQSMDALYQLLPSDEKDKMELVLSHLFVLIGNKKLLNSDFLTRLRIDLLELLIFSIDRQHKPLVIGLDFGSQSVKKAIVELSIGKYLDNNKNYHFETYNPRHRYDCVLSYGNYHSQPNYPHFHLKSYVSPVELNNLQLFLEQKLKDKNSYEQENYRN comes from the coding sequence ATGAAAATAGAGCAGCTTATGGATAAGGAAAGGAAAGCTCAGTATCAGATTTTATCCCATCTCTATAAAAGTTCAGAGAGGGTAACTCAAAGAGAGTTGTTGGAAATAAGCAAGTTATCAAAGGTTACCTTATTAAAATATTTAGAGAATATAAACAATTTATTTAGAATAGAGCAACTATCCGCTTACATTAGCTTTGAAAATGATGCGGTGATAATCATTGATGACAATCAATTCACTTGGCAACAAGTTATGAGGGTATTGTTGAAAGATTCGATACCTTATAAACTATTAAGATACTTTTTTACTAACGAGGATTTTAATGCAACCTTTTTAGCACAAAAATTCCTAATAAGTGAACCCACCTTCAATCGCTACCTAGCACATATCAATGCTTGTATTGAAGAGTTTGATATTTCAATCTATCAGGGGAAACAAACAGGGAGTGAGCTCCAATGGCGGTATTTTTATTATGAGCTATTTCAGTTAACACTCACTGAGAAAGAGCAAGACGAGATGACCAAGGATCTTGATTTTGATCATTTAAATCAATTAATTGAAAGATTTATTGGTTCAGAAATTGCGAGAGAACAGTTAAAGCAACTATCTCTATGGTTGACGATTTCTCAGAAACGATTCCATTTTCAGAAAGAGAAGGGCTTTCCAAGTCATTTTAAAATTGACTATATAGACAATAATATTTTTTATAAGCGACTTGACCGTCTCATGCTTCATTATCTTAGTAGATATGCCATTGAATTTGATCGTTTTGAATCAAAAAGCTTATTTATCTTTTTACATTCTAATCCTATTTTACCCATCCATTCAATGGAGTTTATCCTTGGTTTTGGAGGGCCAATCGCAGATAAAATTTCGGAAGCATTATGGCTTTTGCGAAAAGCGAATATTATTTCGAATAAAGCAAAAGAAGAGATTATTTATGGCCTAAGCCTTTATTATTCTAAAGCCTTTTTCTTTAAGGGGGCTATCTTGGGCAAGGTTCAGTCTATGGATGCTCTATACCAGTTGCTTCCAAGCGATGAGAAGGATAAAATGGAACTTGTTCTAAGCCATCTCTTTGTATTAATTGGCAATAAAAAATTATTAAATTCGGATTTCTTGACAAGATTAAGGATAGACTTGTTAGAATTATTGATTTTTTCAATTGATAGGCAACATAAACCATTAGTTATTGGTTTAGATTTTGGTTCACAATCTGTAAAAAAAGCTATCGTGGAGTTAAGTATTGGAAAATACTTGGACAATAACAAAAATTATCATTTTGAAACTTATAACCCCCGACATCGCTATGATTGTGTCCTTTCTTACGGGAACTACCATAGTCAACCGAACTATCCGCATTTTCATTTAAAATCTTATGTATCCCCTGTTGAGTTGAATAACTTACAGCTGTTTTTAGAGCAGAAGTTAAAAGATAAAAATAGTTATGAGCAAGAAAATTATCGAAACTGA
- a CDS encoding NAD(P)/FAD-dependent oxidoreductase — protein MTKKIHIIGASFSGLACAEKLAQLLPNTQIILIDKDQSPDYIPNGLNEHLRGNINHLSQAMWQGLPSSKSKNIVRLHAEVVKIDPKKKELLLKIDDQDIIFEPYQLLVCAMGSEARSNFIKGSDRDGVITTKSYFDSQEALSKIEESQEIVVVGAGVIGLDFAYSLAQKGKKVTLVEAANDINFHQFDNDMIAPIRTKINQKGISLVTNTRVTEIIENQDESLSVLTDCGQSYKGDIVMLAVNFRPNSSLLENIVDCHLDRTIKVDSVMKTSDPNIYAIGDLIALKQSVINFPYYSPLISHAIRTGQYLAYHLAGIGLSKLEMTKLSGSFNFDYYQSSAGLTEEEGSLYHQLISYCHKAKLSKDGSLIWIKLIAKRGNGQLVGCQIISECNNLLLTNYVSQAIILKQKDSDLAFHDFIFLKGEGELVYHLHEAAVNLFEKRISL, from the coding sequence ATGACTAAGAAAATACATATTATCGGGGCTTCCTTTTCAGGGTTGGCTTGTGCCGAAAAATTAGCACAGTTACTACCAAATACTCAGATAATCCTGATTGACAAAGATCAATCACCTGATTATATTCCTAATGGGTTGAATGAACATCTTCGAGGAAATATCAATCATTTATCTCAAGCTATGTGGCAGGGATTACCATCTTCCAAATCAAAAAACATTGTTCGATTACATGCTGAAGTTGTCAAGATTGATCCAAAAAAGAAGGAGCTTTTATTAAAAATTGATGACCAAGACATTATTTTTGAACCCTATCAATTATTAGTTTGTGCAATGGGTTCTGAGGCAAGATCAAACTTTATTAAAGGAAGTGATAGAGATGGTGTTATAACAACAAAATCATATTTTGATAGTCAAGAAGCACTTTCAAAAATTGAAGAAAGTCAAGAGATTGTAGTTGTCGGAGCAGGTGTAATTGGACTAGATTTTGCTTATAGTTTAGCTCAAAAAGGAAAGAAGGTTACTCTTGTTGAGGCTGCAAATGATATAAATTTTCACCAGTTTGACAATGATATGATTGCTCCTATCCGTACGAAAATTAATCAAAAAGGAATTTCCTTAGTGACTAATACTCGTGTAACAGAAATTATAGAAAATCAAGATGAAAGTCTATCAGTTCTTACGGATTGTGGTCAATCTTATAAAGGAGATATAGTGATGTTAGCTGTCAATTTCAGGCCTAATAGTTCACTTTTAGAAAATATCGTTGACTGTCATTTGGATAGAACAATTAAGGTTGATTCTGTTATGAAAACTTCAGATCCTAATATTTATGCTATTGGTGATTTAATCGCATTGAAGCAGTCCGTAATTAACTTTCCTTATTATAGTCCTTTAATTAGTCATGCCATAAGGACTGGACAATATCTAGCATACCATCTGGCAGGTATCGGCTTATCTAAGCTTGAAATGACCAAGTTATCAGGCAGTTTTAATTTTGACTACTACCAATCAAGTGCTGGTTTAACTGAAGAGGAAGGTTCCTTATATCATCAGTTGATTAGTTATTGCCACAAAGCAAAATTAAGTAAAGATGGTTCTCTGATTTGGATTAAATTGATTGCAAAGAGGGGAAATGGTCAACTTGTTGGCTGTCAAATAATATCAGAGTGTAATAATTTACTATTGACTAATTATGTTTCCCAAGCAATCATTTTAAAGCAAAAAGATTCTGATCTCGCTTTTCATGATTTTATTTTTTTAAAAGGGGAGGGGGAGTTGGTTTATCATTTACATGAAGCTGCCGTAAACCTCTTTGAAAAGAGGATTTCCCTATGA
- a CDS encoding MIP/aquaporin family protein, giving the protein MDVFGEFLGTTLLILLGNGVVAGVVLPKTKNNNSGWIVIAMGWGIAVAVSAFISGKLAPAHLNPAVSIAFALNKTITWGTAGMYIVAQMLGAMLGSILVFLQYRPHYQVAENPADILGTFATGPAIKDTLSNLLSEIFGTFVLMLGILSFGLYNMPVGLGTLCVGTLIIGIGLSLGGTTGYAINPARDLGPRIIHAILPIKHKGESDWSYSWIPIIGPIVGASLAVLLFQIMK; this is encoded by the coding sequence ATGGATGTATTTGGGGAATTTTTAGGAACAACCTTATTGATTTTATTAGGAAATGGTGTAGTCGCTGGAGTAGTTCTTCCTAAAACAAAAAATAACAATTCAGGTTGGATTGTTATTGCTATGGGATGGGGAATCGCTGTCGCAGTTTCGGCGTTTATTTCTGGCAAGTTGGCACCCGCCCACTTAAATCCCGCAGTCAGTATTGCTTTTGCACTCAATAAAACCATTACTTGGGGGACCGCGGGGATGTATATTGTAGCGCAGATGTTAGGAGCTATGCTAGGTTCAATCCTTGTGTTTTTGCAATACAGACCCCACTACCAGGTTGCAGAAAATCCAGCAGATATCTTGGGAACATTTGCAACTGGTCCTGCTATCAAAGACACACTTTCTAATCTCTTGAGTGAAATTTTTGGAACTTTTGTTTTAATGTTAGGAATTTTGTCTTTTGGTTTATATAATATGCCAGTGGGATTAGGAACCTTATGTGTTGGAACTTTAATTATTGGTATTGGTTTGTCGCTAGGCGGGACCACAGGGTATGCGATTAACCCAGCGCGGGATTTGGGTCCACGAATTATCCACGCCATCTTACCTATAAAACATAAAGGAGAATCTGATTGGTCATACTCTTGGATTCCAATTATAGGCCCAATTGTGGGAGCTAGTTTAGCTGTCTTATTGTTTCAAATAATGAAATAA
- the glpO gene encoding type 1 glycerol-3-phosphate oxidase encodes MEFSNETRRLAIQKMQERYLDLLVIGGGITGAGVALQAAASGLDIGLIEMQDFAQGTSSRSTKLVHGGLRYLKQFDVEVVADTVTERAVVQQIAPHIPKPDPMLLPVYDEPGSTFNMFRLKVAMDLYDLLAGVTNTAVANKVLTKEQVLERQPNLQKENLLGGGVYLDFRNNDSRLVIENIKRANRDGALIASHVKAEDFIFDDSGKITGVVARDLLTNEEIRIKAKVIINTTGPWSDTVRNFSNTGQEIKQMRPTKGVHLVVDRRKLNVDQPIYVDTGLNDGRMVFVLPREEKTYFGTTDTDYTGDLEHPTVTQEDVDYLLDIINRRFPDAHISIMDIESSWAGLRPLLSGNSASDYNGGNSGKLTEDSFNHLVATFQDYMEQKVDRNTLEKAIGSVESSTSEKELNPSAVSRGSSLDRDENGLFTLAGGKITDYRKMAEGAMNAIIEVLATEFGKHFKLINSKTYPVSGGEINPAKVESELETYAQLGTLSGLSMEDARYLANLYGSNAPKVFALTRKVKAAKDLTLAETLSLHYAMDYEMTLKPTDYFLRRTNHMLFNRDHLEELIEPVLLEMAKHLKWDEEQKQNYEKELRQAIKDNDLDKLKRDRSH; translated from the coding sequence ATGGAATTTTCAAATGAAACAAGACGATTAGCTATCCAAAAAATGCAAGAACGTTATTTGGATTTGCTTGTGATTGGAGGAGGAATTACTGGTGCTGGTGTTGCTCTACAAGCTGCCGCTAGTGGCTTGGATATAGGCCTAATTGAGATGCAAGATTTTGCTCAAGGAACCTCTAGTCGCTCTACTAAATTAGTTCATGGCGGTCTACGCTATTTGAAACAATTTGATGTAGAAGTTGTTGCCGATACAGTTACAGAGCGTGCTGTTGTACAACAGATTGCACCGCACATTCCTAAGCCAGATCCAATGCTCTTACCAGTTTATGATGAGCCAGGTAGTACATTTAATATGTTTAGATTGAAAGTTGCCATGGACTTGTACGATTTGTTGGCTGGTGTAACAAATACTGCTGTAGCTAATAAAGTATTAACAAAAGAACAGGTTTTGGAAAGGCAACCCAACCTTCAAAAAGAAAATCTTCTAGGCGGAGGGGTCTATCTAGATTTTAGAAATAATGATTCTCGCTTGGTAATAGAAAATATCAAAAGAGCTAATCGAGATGGGGCACTGATTGCAAGTCACGTAAAGGCTGAGGATTTCATTTTTGATGATTCTGGTAAAATTACAGGCGTAGTTGCTAGAGATTTGCTGACCAATGAAGAAATTCGAATCAAGGCTAAAGTCATCATTAATACTACGGGTCCTTGGAGTGATACTGTTCGTAATTTTTCAAATACGGGTCAAGAAATAAAACAAATGCGACCTACAAAAGGTGTTCACCTTGTAGTTGATCGTCGTAAGCTAAATGTTGATCAACCAATTTATGTTGATACTGGTTTAAATGATGGACGGATGGTATTTGTTTTGCCACGTGAAGAAAAAACTTATTTTGGAACAACGGATACAGATTACACAGGAGACCTTGAACATCCTACGGTTACACAAGAAGATGTTGACTATTTATTAGATATTATCAACAGACGATTCCCTGATGCTCATATAAGTATCATGGATATTGAAAGCTCTTGGGCTGGTTTACGTCCTTTATTATCAGGAAATAGCGCATCAGACTATAACGGAGGAAATAGTGGTAAGCTTACTGAGGACAGCTTCAACCACCTTGTCGCTACCTTCCAAGACTATATGGAGCAAAAAGTTGATCGTAACACTTTAGAAAAAGCGATTGGTTCTGTTGAATCAAGCACCTCTGAAAAAGAATTGAATCCATCGGCGGTTTCTCGTGGATCAAGCTTGGATCGTGATGAAAATGGCTTATTCACGCTTGCTGGGGGAAAAATTACTGATTACCGGAAGATGGCAGAGGGAGCAATGAATGCAATTATTGAAGTTTTGGCAACTGAGTTTGGGAAACACTTTAAATTAATTAATTCTAAAACTTATCCTGTTTCAGGTGGAGAAATCAATCCTGCTAAAGTGGAATCAGAACTAGAAACCTATGCTCAATTAGGTACCCTAAGTGGACTATCAATGGAAGATGCAAGGTATTTAGCAAACTTATATGGTTCAAATGCTCCAAAAGTTTTTGCATTAACTCGTAAAGTTAAAGCTGCCAAAGACTTGACTTTAGCAGAGACATTATCGCTTCATTATGCCATGGATTACGAGATGACCTTGAAACCAACTGACTATTTCTTGAGAAGAACAAATCACATGCTTTTTAACAGGGACCATCTAGAAGAGTTAATCGAACCAGTTTTACTAGAGATGGCTAAACATCTCAAGTGGGATGAAGAACAAAAACAAAATTATGAGAAAGAGTTGAGACAAGCTATTAAAGATAATGATCTGGACAAATTGAAAAGAGATAGGAGTCATTAA
- the glpK gene encoding glycerol kinase GlpK, with translation MPEEKYIMAIDQGTTSSRAIIFNKKGEKIASSQKEFPQIFPQAGWVEHNANQIWNSVQSVIAGAFIESSIKPSQIEAIGITNQRETTVIWDKKTGVPIYNAIVWQSRQTAPIADQLKADGYTDMIHEKTGLVIDAYFSATKIRWILDHVPGAQERAERGELLFGTIDTWLVWKLTDGAAHVTDYSNAARTMLYNIKELKWDEEILSILDIPKAILPEVKSNSEIYGKTAGFHFYGGEVPISGMAGDQQAALFGQLAFEPGMVKNTYGTGSFIIMNTGEEMQLSENNLLTTIGYGINGKVYYALEGSIFIAGSAIQWLRDGLRMIDTSPESEELAMASTSDDEIYVVPAFTGLGAPYWNSNARGSVFGLTRGSTKEDFVKATLQSIAYQVRDVIDTMQIDSGIDIQQLRVDGGAAMNNLLMQFQADILGKDIARAKNLETTALGAAFLAGLAVGYWEDLDSLKELNATGQLFKASMNESRKEKLYKGWKKAVIATQIFAEDKED, from the coding sequence ATGCCAGAAGAAAAGTACATTATGGCTATTGACCAAGGGACAACAAGTTCTCGAGCAATCATCTTTAATAAAAAAGGTGAAAAGATTGCTAGTAGCCAAAAAGAATTTCCGCAGATTTTCCCTCAGGCGGGCTGGGTAGAACATAATGCTAACCAGATTTGGAATTCGGTTCAGTCGGTTATTGCTGGAGCTTTTATTGAATCTAGTATTAAACCAAGTCAAATTGAAGCAATTGGTATTACAAATCAGAGGGAAACGACTGTGATTTGGGACAAAAAAACTGGCGTGCCAATTTATAATGCTATTGTCTGGCAGTCACGTCAAACAGCTCCTATAGCAGACCAATTGAAAGCAGATGGTTATACCGACATGATCCACGAAAAAACAGGATTGGTTATTGATGCTTATTTTTCTGCTACTAAAATAAGATGGATTCTTGATCATGTGCCAGGTGCTCAGGAAAGAGCAGAGCGTGGGGAGCTTCTTTTTGGGACAATTGATACTTGGTTGGTGTGGAAGTTGACTGATGGGGCAGCGCATGTAACTGACTACTCAAATGCAGCAAGAACAATGCTATACAATATCAAAGAATTAAAGTGGGATGAAGAAATTCTATCTATTTTAGACATTCCCAAAGCCATTCTTCCTGAAGTTAAGTCCAATTCAGAAATTTATGGTAAGACAGCAGGCTTTCATTTTTATGGAGGAGAAGTTCCTATTTCAGGTATGGCGGGAGACCAACAGGCTGCCTTGTTTGGACAGTTAGCATTTGAACCGGGAATGGTAAAAAATACTTATGGTACGGGATCCTTTATCATCATGAATACTGGTGAGGAAATGCAATTATCAGAAAATAACCTTCTGACAACTATTGGATATGGTATAAATGGCAAGGTATACTATGCTTTAGAAGGATCTATTTTTATTGCGGGAAGCGCTATCCAATGGTTACGTGATGGATTAAGAATGATTGATACTTCTCCAGAATCTGAAGAATTAGCAATGGCTTCAACTAGTGATGATGAAATCTATGTGGTTCCAGCCTTTACTGGCCTAGGAGCACCTTATTGGAACTCCAACGCACGTGGATCTGTTTTTGGCTTAACAAGAGGATCTACTAAAGAAGATTTTGTAAAAGCAACCTTGCAATCAATAGCCTATCAGGTTAGAGATGTCATCGATACCATGCAAATTGATTCAGGAATTGATATTCAACAATTACGGGTTGATGGAGGCGCTGCTATGAATAATCTATTGATGCAGTTCCAAGCTGATATTTTAGGAAAAGATATTGCGCGAGCTAAAAACTTGGAGACGACTGCTTTAGGTGCAGCTTTTCTCGCTGGTTTAGCAGTTGGCTATTGGGAAGATCTTGATTCATTAAAAGAGTTGAATGCAACTGGTCAATTATTTAAGGCAAGTATGAATGAGTCACGCAAAGAAAAACTATACAAGGGTTGGAAAAAAGCCGTTATTGCTACTCAAATCTTTGCTGAGGATAAAGAAGACTGA
- a CDS encoding DUF896 family protein, whose amino-acid sequence MDPKKIERINELARKKKTVGLTGPEKVEQAELRQEYIEGYRRSVRHHIEGIKVVDEEGNDVTPEKLRQIQREKGLHGRSLDDPES is encoded by the coding sequence ATGGATCCTAAAAAAATTGAACGAATAAATGAATTGGCAAGAAAAAAGAAAACAGTTGGTTTAACTGGACCAGAAAAAGTCGAACAAGCTGAATTACGACAAGAGTATATCGAAGGCTATCGTCGCTCAGTCCGTCACCACATTGAGGGCATTAAAGTGGTTGATGAAGAGGGAAATGATGTGACACCAGAAAAGTTGAGACAAATTCAACGAGAGAAAGGTTTACATGGCCGTTCGCTTGATGATCCAGAATCATAA
- the glyS gene encoding glycine--tRNA ligase subunit beta, producing MTRNLLVELGLEELPAYVVTASEKQLGQKMAAFLESNRLSYERIQTFSTPRRLAVRVLGLADKQEDLVEDFKGPSKKIALDDQGNFSKAAQGFVRGKGLTTDDIEFREIKGEEYVYVTKNEKGKSTQEVLMGIPDLLASLTFPVSMHWASNSFEYIRPVHTLTVLLDDQLLEMPFLDISSARYSRGHRFLGKEIAIQNALSYEADLRSQSVIADPLERQQMILDQIKGLEKEHHIYVDIDDDLLNEVLNLVEYPTAFLGSFDAKYLSVPEEVLVTSMKNHQRYFVVRDQSGKLLPNFISVRNGNDQYIENVIKGNEKVLIARLEDGEFFWREDQKLKIEDLVAKLEHVTFHEKIGSLAQHMERTGVIAKYLAEKANLSVEETKAVERASQIYKFDLLTGMVGEFDELQGLMGEKYALLAGEDSLVATAIREHYLPSSADGVLPETKVGAILALADKLDTLLSFFSVGLIPSGSNDPYALRRATQGIVRILEAFGWAIPMDQLIANCYQLSFASLSYSHQEEVMAFIAARIEKMMGNGIPKDIREAVLASTNYQVPEMLATAQALLEASKTDQYKMAVENLSRVFNLASKVDAKVNVNPSLFENQEEKQLYQAISDLQLEGNATHKLEQLFALTDKIAVFFAHTMVMAEDIMVRNNRLALLTELMQKAGTVAQFNLLNTK from the coding sequence ATGACAAGAAATTTATTAGTTGAATTAGGACTTGAGGAGTTACCGGCATACGTTGTAACGGCTAGTGAAAAACAATTAGGACAAAAAATGGCTGCCTTTTTGGAAAGTAATCGTTTGTCCTATGAGAGGATACAAACCTTTTCAACTCCACGTCGATTAGCAGTTCGAGTGCTTGGGTTGGCAGACAAGCAAGAAGATCTTGTAGAAGATTTTAAAGGGCCTTCTAAAAAAATTGCTCTAGATGATCAAGGGAATTTTTCTAAAGCAGCACAAGGCTTTGTGCGCGGAAAAGGGTTAACCACTGACGATATTGAATTCCGCGAAATAAAAGGAGAAGAATACGTATATGTGACTAAAAATGAGAAAGGTAAAAGTACTCAAGAAGTTCTTATGGGAATTCCTGATCTCCTAGCAAGTCTTACTTTCCCAGTATCGATGCATTGGGCAAGTAACAGTTTTGAGTATATCCGTCCAGTTCATACCTTAACTGTCTTATTAGATGACCAATTACTTGAAATGCCTTTTCTTGACATTAGTTCAGCTCGTTATTCACGAGGTCATCGTTTCTTAGGAAAAGAAATTGCTATCCAAAATGCCTTATCTTACGAAGCAGATTTAAGAAGCCAGTCTGTTATTGCAGATCCTCTTGAACGTCAACAAATGATTCTTGATCAAATAAAAGGGCTGGAAAAAGAGCATCATATCTACGTTGATATTGATGATGACCTTCTAAATGAGGTACTCAACTTAGTTGAGTACCCAACGGCTTTCCTTGGTTCTTTTGATGCAAAATATCTCAGCGTTCCAGAAGAAGTATTGGTAACTTCAATGAAAAATCATCAGCGCTATTTTGTTGTTCGTGACCAATCAGGCAAGTTATTGCCTAACTTTATCTCTGTTCGTAATGGGAATGACCAGTATATAGAGAATGTCATTAAAGGCAATGAGAAGGTCTTGATTGCACGCTTAGAAGATGGTGAATTTTTCTGGCGCGAGGATCAAAAGTTAAAAATTGAAGACCTTGTTGCTAAATTAGAACATGTCACTTTCCATGAAAAAATTGGTTCATTAGCTCAACATATGGAAAGAACAGGCGTCATTGCTAAATATTTAGCTGAAAAAGCAAATTTAAGTGTAGAGGAAACAAAAGCTGTTGAACGAGCTAGTCAAATTTATAAGTTTGACTTACTAACGGGTATGGTTGGTGAATTTGATGAATTACAAGGGTTAATGGGAGAAAAATACGCCCTCTTGGCTGGTGAAGATTCATTGGTTGCTACAGCCATAAGAGAACATTATTTACCTAGCTCAGCAGATGGAGTTTTACCAGAAACAAAAGTCGGTGCCATATTAGCATTAGCTGATAAACTTGATACTTTGTTGTCCTTCTTTTCAGTCGGCCTTATTCCGAGTGGTTCAAATGATCCATACGCTCTACGTCGTGCTACTCAAGGTATTGTTCGAATACTAGAAGCTTTTGGTTGGGCTATCCCGATGGATCAATTAATTGCTAACTGCTATCAATTGTCATTTGCAAGTCTGTCCTATAGTCATCAAGAAGAAGTTATGGCCTTTATTGCTGCTCGTATTGAAAAGATGATGGGCAATGGAATTCCTAAAGACATTAGAGAGGCAGTTTTGGCAAGTACTAATTATCAAGTGCCAGAAATGTTAGCAACAGCTCAAGCACTTCTAGAAGCTTCTAAAACGGATCAATATAAAATGGCTGTCGAAAATCTATCTCGGGTCTTTAACCTTGCATCTAAGGTTGATGCAAAAGTAAATGTTAATCCAAGTTTATTTGAGAACCAAGAAGAAAAACAACTTTATCAAGCGATATCGGACTTGCAATTGGAGGGTAATGCCACTCATAAATTAGAGCAACTTTTTGCCTTGACCGATAAAATTGCTGTTTTCTTTGCTCATACAATGGTTATGGCCGAAGATATTATGGTTAGAAATAATCGTCTCGCACTATTAACTGAATTGATGCAGAAAGCAGGGACTGTTGCACAATTTAATCTTCTAAATACTAAATAA
- the glyQ gene encoding glycine--tRNA ligase subunit alpha codes for MTRKLTFQEIILTLQQYWNDKGCMLMQAYDNEKGAGTMSPYTFLRAIGPEPWNAAYVEPSRRPADGRYGENPNRLYQHHQFQVVMKPSPANIQELYLESLEKLGINPLEHDIRFVEDNWENPSTGSAGLGWEVWLDGMEITQFTYFQQVGGLATSPVTSEVTYGLERLASYIQEVDSVYDIEWAPGVKYGEIFLQPEYEHSKYSFEISDQDMLLENFEKFEKEAARALEEGLVHPAYDYVLKCSHTFNLLDARGAVSVTERAGYIARIRNLARVVAKTFVAERRKLGYPLLNDACRAELLKEEAE; via the coding sequence ATGACTAGAAAACTTACTTTTCAGGAAATAATTTTAACTTTACAACAATACTGGAATGACAAAGGTTGTATGTTAATGCAGGCTTATGACAATGAAAAAGGTGCTGGCACCATGAGTCCCTATACATTTTTAAGGGCAATTGGTCCTGAGCCTTGGAATGCTGCCTATGTGGAGCCGTCTCGTCGACCAGCTGACGGTCGTTATGGTGAAAATCCGAACCGTCTTTATCAACATCACCAATTCCAAGTTGTGATGAAACCATCACCAGCTAATATTCAAGAACTTTATTTGGAGTCACTTGAAAAGTTAGGGATTAATCCATTAGAACATGATATTCGTTTTGTTGAAGATAACTGGGAAAATCCCTCAACTGGATCAGCAGGACTTGGTTGGGAAGTATGGTTAGACGGAATGGAAATCACCCAATTTACCTATTTTCAACAAGTCGGTGGTCTTGCGACTAGCCCGGTTACCTCTGAAGTTACCTATGGCTTAGAACGACTTGCTTCCTATATACAGGAAGTTGATTCTGTCTATGATATCGAATGGGCACCAGGAGTCAAATACGGTGAGATTTTCTTGCAGCCAGAGTATGAACATTCCAAATATTCATTTGAAATTTCAGATCAAGATATGTTGCTTGAGAATTTTGAAAAGTTTGAAAAAGAAGCTGCACGTGCACTAGAGGAAGGTTTAGTTCATCCAGCTTATGATTATGTTCTAAAATGTTCTCATACATTTAATCTCCTTGATGCCAGAGGAGCAGTTTCAGTGACTGAGCGGGCAGGCTACATCGCGCGTATCAGAAACTTAGCACGTGTGGTCGCTAAAACATTTGTTGCGGAACGTCGTAAACTGGGTTACCCACTCCTTAACGATGCATGTCGCGCAGAATTACTAAAAGAGGAGGCAGAATAA
- a CDS encoding isoprenylcysteine carboxyl methyltransferase family protein, which translates to MILIFMLAMFIIRLVFLKLSIANEKTIRANGGREFGKLNSQFLTLLHIMVYAFATLEAYLRKTEFDGWSLLGLSLMVFSLVVLYKVTQLLEGIWTVKLMITQDHQYVDHWLFRYVKHPNYYLNICPELIGVALLCHAKITAAILFPFYLVSLSVRIHEENRLIREVIIPNGKVER; encoded by the coding sequence ATGATTTTAATATTTATGTTGGCTATGTTTATCATACGCCTAGTTTTCTTAAAGCTATCTATTGCTAATGAAAAAACAATCCGAGCAAATGGAGGCAGAGAGTTTGGTAAGTTAAATTCTCAGTTCTTAACTCTCCTTCATATTATGGTTTACGCTTTTGCTACCTTAGAAGCTTATTTGCGAAAGACTGAATTTGATGGCTGGAGTTTGCTTGGTCTCTCCCTCATGGTTTTCTCATTAGTTGTTCTTTATAAGGTAACTCAACTACTTGAAGGTATTTGGACGGTCAAATTGATGATTACTCAAGACCATCAATACGTTGATCATTGGCTTTTTCGTTATGTAAAGCATCCTAACTATTATCTCAATATTTGTCCTGAACTAATTGGGGTAGCGCTGCTTTGTCATGCTAAGATTACGGCGGCTATCCTGTTCCCATTCTATCTTGTCTCACTTAGTGTCAGAATCCATGAAGAAAACCGCCTCATAAGAGAGGTTATTATTCCTAATGGTAAGGTAGAAAGATAG